From the genome of Ignavibacteriota bacterium, one region includes:
- a CDS encoding ATP-binding protein translates to MSAEYTRPYAETLKARLLEPRRFLLVLAGARQVGKTTLVRQISERLSMPVHIASADEPQLKNRVWIAQQWEIARHMMGKRGGVFVLDEVQKIDGWSETVKRLWDEDTHARRALRVVLLGSAPLLLRKGMTESLAGRFEILHLPHWSAREMRDAFGWDVDTYICYGGYPGAASLIDDPDRWGDYIRNALVETTISRDVFQLARIDKPALLRRVFELGCMYSGQILSFTKMLGQLQDAGNTTTLAHYLELLSASGMVCGLQKWAGETVRRRASSPKLQVYNTALSTALAGYRLQDVRKEPALWGRMVESSVGAHLLNAAASGVIELYYWRDGIHEVDFIVHARRRLIGIEVKSGRPREVLPGLARFRQQFRTDAVLLVGADGIPVNDFLMRPVTDWIAKS, encoded by the coding sequence ATGAGTGCGGAGTACACCCGGCCTTACGCGGAGACGCTAAAGGCGCGTCTTCTGGAGCCACGCAGATTCCTGCTCGTGCTGGCTGGCGCCCGGCAGGTAGGAAAGACCACGCTGGTGCGACAGATTTCGGAGCGCCTTTCCATGCCCGTTCATATCGCAAGCGCCGACGAACCGCAGCTGAAAAACAGGGTATGGATCGCCCAGCAATGGGAAATCGCACGGCACATGATGGGAAAGCGAGGCGGTGTCTTCGTATTGGATGAGGTGCAGAAAATCGACGGCTGGTCGGAGACGGTGAAACGACTGTGGGATGAGGATACGCACGCACGGCGAGCCCTGCGGGTCGTGCTGCTCGGATCGGCGCCGCTGCTCTTGCGAAAGGGAATGACGGAGAGTCTCGCTGGAAGGTTCGAGATCCTGCACCTCCCCCACTGGTCGGCAAGAGAAATGCGCGACGCATTCGGGTGGGATGTGGACACATACATTTGTTACGGTGGTTATCCCGGAGCTGCGTCTCTCATCGACGATCCGGACAGATGGGGCGATTACATTCGCAACGCGCTGGTCGAAACCACGATTTCGCGGGACGTATTCCAACTCGCACGCATCGACAAACCGGCGTTGCTACGCCGCGTGTTCGAGCTCGGATGTATGTACTCGGGCCAGATACTGTCGTTTACAAAAATGCTCGGGCAATTGCAGGATGCGGGCAACACCACAACTCTCGCGCACTATCTCGAGCTGCTCTCGGCATCGGGAATGGTGTGCGGTCTGCAGAAGTGGGCGGGTGAAACCGTGCGCCGACGCGCGTCGAGTCCGAAACTTCAAGTCTACAACACCGCACTCTCCACGGCGCTCGCGGGGTATCGGCTGCAGGATGTACGGAAGGAACCCGCGTTGTGGGGCCGTATGGTCGAATCGTCCGTGGGTGCACATCTGCTGAATGCAGCCGCATCGGGAGTGATCGAATTGTACTACTGGCGTGACGGAATACATGAGGTGGACTTCATCGTCCATGCACGCCGACGGCTCATCGGCATAGAAGTAAAAAGTGGCCGCCCGCGCGAGGTCCTTCCGGGTCTCGCACGTTTCCGTCAACAATTCCGGACGGACGCAGTGTTGCTTGTTGGAGCGGATGGTATTCCGGTGAACGATTTTCTCATGCGGCCGGTCACAGATTGGATCGCGAAAAGCTGA
- a CDS encoding pyridoxal phosphate-dependent aminotransferase, whose translation MNAIPIDRALVQRQLSENGLTNVGRASIREIRTLINGIERDSGVHFVRMEMGIPGLPASRIGIDAEKKALDEGCASFYPSIEGIPELKLEISRFVKQFIDIDVDPAGCIPCTGSTSGSFVTFLVAARMDPAKDTTLFLDPGFPVHKSQLKVLGLKQMSLDVYEHRGAKLREALENILSAGNISSILYSNPNNPTWICFTDEELRIIGELATRYKVVVMEDLAYFTMDFRKDYSIPGQPPFQPSVAKYTDRYVLLISSSKAFSYAGQRVGMIAVSDALFREEADGLLRYYTRASFGHSLVYGAAYAVSAGVTHSSQYGLAAMLHAVNTGAYRFIDDVKIYGERARVMKKMFLDNGFRIVYDTDVDQPIADGFYFTVAYGDLSGEDLIFEFLHYGISAISLSNTGSERREGIRACVSLVADTQLPELEARLRAFHADHP comes from the coding sequence ATGAATGCCATTCCCATCGACCGCGCGCTCGTGCAGCGCCAGCTTTCCGAAAACGGCCTCACCAACGTCGGGCGCGCCTCCATACGCGAGATCCGTACGCTGATCAACGGCATAGAACGCGATTCGGGTGTACACTTCGTACGCATGGAAATGGGCATTCCCGGACTTCCCGCGTCGCGCATCGGCATCGATGCCGAAAAAAAGGCGCTCGATGAAGGATGCGCGTCGTTTTATCCGAGCATCGAGGGTATCCCCGAATTGAAGCTCGAGATATCCCGCTTCGTGAAGCAGTTCATCGACATCGATGTTGATCCCGCCGGATGTATTCCGTGCACCGGATCCACGTCGGGAAGTTTTGTCACCTTCCTCGTGGCGGCGCGCATGGATCCCGCGAAAGACACCACGCTCTTTCTCGATCCGGGTTTCCCCGTGCACAAATCGCAATTGAAGGTGCTCGGTCTGAAGCAGATGAGTCTCGACGTGTACGAACATCGCGGGGCCAAACTGCGTGAGGCACTCGAGAACATCCTCTCGGCCGGGAACATCTCCTCGATCCTCTATTCGAATCCGAACAATCCCACGTGGATCTGTTTCACCGACGAGGAATTGCGCATCATCGGCGAACTCGCCACCAGGTACAAGGTGGTCGTGATGGAGGATCTCGCCTACTTCACCATGGACTTCCGCAAGGACTACTCCATACCCGGCCAGCCGCCTTTCCAGCCCTCGGTCGCAAAATACACCGACCGGTACGTGCTGCTCATCTCGAGTTCCAAGGCGTTCAGCTACGCGGGTCAGCGCGTGGGCATGATCGCCGTGTCGGATGCGCTTTTCCGCGAGGAGGCCGACGGCCTTCTGCGCTATTACACACGCGCGAGTTTCGGTCATTCGCTCGTGTACGGCGCGGCCTACGCAGTGTCGGCGGGTGTCACACATTCGAGCCAGTACGGACTCGCCGCAATGCTGCACGCGGTGAACACCGGCGCATACCGTTTTATCGACGATGTGAAGATTTACGGCGAACGCGCGCGCGTCATGAAAAAAATGTTTCTCGACAACGGCTTCCGCATCGTGTACGATACCGATGTCGATCAACCGATCGCCGACGGATTCTATTTCACCGTCGCGTACGGCGACCTGAGCGGTGAGGATCTGATCTTCGAATTCCTGCATTACGGCATCAGCGCCATCTCGCTCTCGAACACGGGCAGCGAACGCAGGGAGGGCATACGCGCCTGTGTCTCGCTGGTCGCCGACACGCAGCTCCCCGAACTCGAGGCCCGACTCCGTGCCTTCCATGCCGATCATCCCTGA
- a CDS encoding dienelactone hydrolase family protein translates to MPFAAALWALLAQPLAAQTRAAVPPLREVRHVVDGDTILVVTALPDTQSPRPLVVVLPDRFGMQPAVGRIVQVFASQGFRACAIPLRSAPTRPVAGLPACAPDRRDIRRISSVVADMLGDPGCNGKAALCAFDAGAGLGALAAASLPLFRSCAFFYPTPDSMTTRVIPALRMPVVLTVCEGDAGMAEVDRIRESAPERDSKLRITVLRNTRPFFFNSAHPAYDKKTMNRAWIETIAFFHGTLK, encoded by the coding sequence GTGCCGTTCGCGGCGGCGCTCTGGGCCCTCCTTGCGCAGCCGCTCGCTGCGCAGACGCGCGCCGCTGTGCCACCACTGCGGGAGGTCCGGCATGTCGTGGACGGCGACACGATTCTTGTCGTCACCGCGCTGCCCGACACACAATCACCGCGACCGCTCGTCGTGGTGCTGCCCGACCGCTTCGGCATGCAGCCCGCCGTAGGCCGCATCGTGCAGGTGTTCGCCTCACAGGGCTTCCGCGCCTGCGCCATTCCGCTGCGCAGCGCTCCGACCCGCCCGGTCGCGGGACTGCCTGCGTGTGCACCCGACAGACGTGACATCCGAAGAATCTCCTCCGTTGTTGCCGATATGCTCGGCGATCCCGGGTGCAACGGCAAGGCGGCGCTGTGCGCCTTCGATGCCGGCGCGGGCCTGGGCGCTCTTGCCGCGGCGTCGCTGCCGCTGTTCCGCAGTTGCGCGTTTTTTTACCCCACGCCCGATTCGATGACCACGCGCGTCATCCCCGCGCTGCGCATGCCGGTCGTGCTGACCGTGTGTGAAGGTGACGCGGGAATGGCGGAGGTTGACCGTATCCGCGAATCGGCTCCCGAGCGCGACAGTAAACTCCGCATCACGGTGCTGCGCAACACGCGGCCCTTTTTCTTCAACAGCGCGCATCCCGCGTACGACAAAAAAACCATGAACCGCGCCTGGATCGAGACCATCGCGTTTTTCCACGGCACGCTCAAATAA
- the rfaE1 gene encoding D-glycero-beta-D-manno-heptose-7-phosphate kinase, with product MIFSAERLEDIFAPMRRKFIAIVGDVMLDRYIWGQVSRISPEAPVPVVDVLRENSNLGGAANVALNIKSLGAIPVLIGAIGDDNNGRELQRILREETIITDFLVTDTARPTTVKTRVIAGHQHVVRIDQEERTPVSDSATLRMLDKLEEHLGSLEGIILQDYNKGVIGADVIEGVVRIAAGRGIPVFVDPKYHNFFSYRGVAVFKPNRKETEDALGLRLRDEDAFLQAARTLRERLGCEHVLLTLGELGMLLLQSDGSVTRVPTRARKVADVSGAGDTVIATLATTMACGATVSEAAHLANLAGGLVCEEVGIVPVNLESLLDAATGKLGITD from the coding sequence ATGATTTTTTCCGCTGAACGATTAGAAGACATCTTCGCGCCGATGCGGCGCAAATTCATCGCCATCGTGGGCGACGTCATGCTCGACCGCTACATCTGGGGGCAGGTCTCGCGTATTTCACCCGAGGCGCCCGTGCCGGTGGTCGATGTGTTGCGCGAGAACAGCAATCTCGGCGGCGCCGCGAATGTCGCGCTCAACATCAAGAGTCTCGGCGCGATACCCGTGCTGATAGGCGCCATCGGCGACGACAACAACGGCCGCGAGCTGCAGCGCATCCTCCGCGAGGAGACCATCATCACCGACTTCCTCGTCACCGACACGGCGCGTCCCACCACGGTGAAGACACGTGTCATCGCGGGGCATCAGCACGTCGTGCGCATCGACCAGGAGGAGCGCACTCCCGTCAGCGATTCGGCGACACTGCGCATGCTCGACAAACTCGAGGAGCATCTCGGCTCGCTCGAGGGCATCATCCTGCAGGATTACAACAAGGGCGTCATCGGCGCCGACGTCATCGAGGGTGTTGTGCGCATCGCGGCGGGCCGCGGCATACCCGTGTTTGTGGATCCGAAATACCACAACTTCTTCAGCTACCGCGGTGTCGCCGTGTTCAAACCGAACAGGAAGGAAACCGAGGACGCTCTCGGTCTGCGGCTCCGCGACGAGGACGCCTTCCTCCAGGCCGCGCGCACGCTGCGCGAACGGCTCGGCTGCGAACATGTGCTGCTCACGCTGGGAGAACTCGGCATGCTGCTGCTGCAGAGCGACGGCTCAGTGACCCGCGTGCCGACGCGCGCCCGCAAAGTGGCCGACGTGTCGGGAGCCGGCGACACCGTCATCGCCACACTCGCCACGACCATGGCCTGCGGCGCCACCGTGTCCGAGGCCGCGCATCTCGCCAATCTCGCGGGCGGACTCGTCTGCGAAGAAGTCGGCATCGTGCCCGTCAATCTCGAGTCGCTGCTCGATGCCGCGACCGGCAAACTCGGGATCACCGACTGA
- the rfaE2 gene encoding D-glycero-beta-D-manno-heptose 1-phosphate adenylyltransferase: MGRLVDLDTMRAIRDGLRRENRALVFTNGVFDIIHRGHCEYLAKARGCGDALCVGLNTDASVRRLKGEKKPIVPEDDRAYVLSQLACVDYVTFFDEDTPRALIQALLPDVLVKGADYTLDAIVGRDEVEAAGGRVLTIELTPGRSSTNIVQTIIDRFCP; this comes from the coding sequence ATGGGACGTCTCGTCGATCTCGACACCATGCGCGCCATACGCGACGGCCTTCGTCGCGAGAACCGCGCGCTCGTTTTTACGAACGGCGTCTTCGATATCATTCATCGCGGACATTGCGAGTACCTCGCCAAGGCCCGCGGGTGTGGCGACGCTCTCTGCGTCGGACTCAACACCGACGCCTCCGTGCGACGGTTGAAGGGCGAGAAAAAACCCATCGTGCCCGAGGACGACCGCGCCTACGTGCTCTCGCAGCTCGCGTGCGTCGACTACGTCACATTCTTCGACGAGGACACGCCGCGGGCGCTTATTCAGGCCCTGCTGCCGGACGTGCTCGTCAAGGGCGCGGACTATACGCTCGACGCCATCGTCGGCCGCGACGAGGTCGAGGCCGCGGGCGGCCGCGTGCTCACCATTGAACTCACGCCGGGACGGTCTTCGACGAACATCGTGCAGACCATCATTGACCGATTCTGTCCATAA